In a single window of the Cydia strobilella chromosome 13, ilCydStro3.1, whole genome shotgun sequence genome:
- the LOC134746378 gene encoding cuticle protein 1-like, producing the protein MFTKVLLVCAVAAVAAAIEYPKGLHPAVCPNYPYCDAEVLARHTPDGMPIPEWEMPFAYARMVYAVPFPVARALAPALAPARAKAPEYPADVDPASCPNYPYCV; encoded by the exons ATGTTCACTAAAGTG TTGCTCGTCTGCGCcgtcgccgccgtcgccgcggCCATCGAGTACCCCAAAGGTCTCCATCCCGCCGTATGCCCCAACTATCCGTACTGCGACGCGGAAGTACTGGCGCGCCACACGCCGGACGGCATGCCTATTCCTGAGTGGGAGATGCCGTTCGCGTACGCACGCATGGTTTATGCTGTACCATTCCCTGTTGCACGTGCTCTTGCTCCTGCTCTTGCCCCTGCGCGTgcaaa AGCTCCCGAATACCCCGCCGACGTTGACCCAGCTTCGTGCCCGAACTACCCCTACTGCGTATAA